The window AACCACTATCTTCCCCGGCGTAGAAAAATTTCTTTCTTCCTACGAAGGACCTAAGGCCATCATCACCAACAAAAACGAACGTCCCGCCAAAGCCATTCTCAGCCATTTAGGTTTAGATCGTTTTGACTGGGTGAATGTTTTTGGCGCCGACACTCTAGAAGAGCGCAAACCCAGCCCCCTCCCCTTACAGACAATGATGAAATTAGCCAACCGCACACCCGAAAGTACCTTCATGATTGGGGATGGGATTCCCGATGTCCTTTCGGCGTTACGGGCAGGGGTTCCTGCCATCGCGATCGGCTTCGGATACACATCGCTTTCTCTGCTAGAAAAATATGAGCCTCGAGGAGTTTTAGGGCACTATCAAGAGCTCTCGTCCCTGCTAGAAAAGCTCTCAATCAGAGCATGACGCACATTCGCCAGAAAAAAGGACCAGAGCGCTTTTGTAGGCTTGCGTCGGAGCCCCTGCGCCTATATAAGATGAAGCCTTAAATGGGGGTCATCTCCGGTGAGTGATATTCTTTTAGAGGTTCAAAATCTTAAGACGCGCTTTAAAACCGACGATGGTTCTTTTTTCGCTGTTGACGACGTCAGCTTTAATGTGAAAAAGGGCCAAACTCTTGGAATCGTTGGAGAATCTGGCTGCGGAAAATCTGTTACATCTCTTTCAATCATGCGCCTGATTCAAAAACCAGGTCAGATTGAATCCGGAAAGATTGTTTTTAAAGGCAAGAACCTTTTGGACATGAGCGACTCCCAAATGCGCGAGATTCGCGGCAACGAAATCGCGATGATCTTCCAAGAGCCGATGACTTCCTTGAATCCAGTTTACACAATCGGTGATCAGATCGAAGAAGCAATTCTTCTTCACCAAAAAGATCTGAACAAACAGCAGGCGCGCGAACGTGCTATCGACATGCTTCGTATTGTGGGCATTCCAGCTCCTGAAAAACGCTTCCATGAATTTCCGCACCAACTTTCCGGCGGGATGAGACAGCGTGTGATGATCGCGATGGCCATCAGCTGCAATCCTGAACTTTTGATCGCCGACGAGCCAACAACGGCTTTGGATGTAACCATCCAAGCGCAGATCTTGGATCTTATGCGCAAACTACAAAAAGACTTCAATGCCGGCATGATCCTGATTACGCACGACTTGGGCGTGGTCGCAGAGATGTGCCAAGAAGTTGCCGTGATGTATGCGGGCCGCGTGGTGGAATTTGGAACTGTTGAAGATATCTTCTATCGTCCAAAACACCCGTACACCAAAGGTCTTTTAGACTCGATCCCGCACTTTGAAACCGGTCAAAAGCTTGATCAGTTAAAAACTATCAAGGGCATGGTTCCTAGCTTGTACAACCTTCCTAAAGGTTGTCGTTTTGCTGACCGCTGTCCGTATGCACAGGCTGATTGCCGCGAGTCCTATCCATCACTTGAAAACCTTCGTGGAATTCACAAAGTGGCTTGTTACCACCCTTTGACTGAAGAGGTAAAATAAGAATGAGCACTCCTCTTTTGAAAGTTGAAAATGTCACCAAGAGCTTTCCTATCTACGGCGGAATCTTCAGCCGCGAGGTGGCGTCAGTAAAAGCCGTTCAAGGTATTTCCTTTGAACTAAAAAAAGGTGAAACGCTAGGCCTAGTCGGTGAATCCGGTTGTGGTAAATCCACGTTGGGTCGTTGTTTGATTCGTCTTCACGACACGACCTCTGGTAAAATCTTTTACAATGGCAAAGACATCACGCACATCCAAGGCGAAGAGCTGCGTGATATGCGTAAAAAAATGCAAATCATCTTCCAAGATCCGTTTGCTTCTTTGAATCCGCGCATGACCATCGGTTCAATTCTGGAAGAGCCTTTGATCATTCATGATCTTTATGACTCTGCCAAAGACCGTCAGGATCGTATTCATGAGTTGATTGATCTGGTCGGCCTTCGTCGCGAACACTTAAATCGTTACCCGCATGAATTCTCGGGCGGTCAACGTCAGCGTGTGGGTATCGCCCGTGCTTTGGCAGTGAACCCTGAATTGATCGTTTGTGACGAGCCCGTATCGGCCTTGGACGTTTCTATCCAGGCCCAGGTCATCAATCTCTTGATGGAGCTTCAACAAAAGCTCGGCCTTACTTATATTTTCATTGCGCACGATTTGAAGGTTGTTGAACACGTTTCTACTCGCGTGGCCGTGATGTATTTGGGAAAAATCGTTGAAATGGCTGAAGCTGAAGAGCTTTACCGCAATCCGAAGCACCCCTATACTAAGGCCCTGATGTCAGCGATTCCGGTTCCAGATCCTCGTCGTCGTGACGAACGTATCATTTTGACTGGGGACGTTCCATCACCTATCAATCCACCATCGGGCTGCCATTTCCATCCTCGCTGTCCTATGGCGATTGAGGATTGCAAGACTATCGTCCCGCCTTTGGAGCTAAAATCTCCAGATCACATCGCAGCCTGCATTCGCGTATAAAGAAGTTACCTGTTTTTTCCGATAAACTCCTTAGGTTGCGTAACCTGGGGAGTCTATGAAAACGCAAGGCAAAGTTTGGATCATTTACGACGCTGAAACAAAAAAGCAGACAAAACCGATGTCTGTCGTTCAGGCGCAGGTCACT is drawn from Bdellovibrio sp. ArHS and contains these coding sequences:
- a CDS encoding HAD hydrolase-like protein, with the translated sequence MNPLLAFDLDGTLIDSAPDIVVAVNRTLKSHGKVPLADEVIISHIGEGLKKLIADLFLADNLEPSELIELEMEFLRIYEEEMFNRTTIFPGVEKFLSSYEGPKAIITNKNERPAKAILSHLGLDRFDWVNVFGADTLEERKPSPLPLQTMMKLANRTPESTFMIGDGIPDVLSALRAGVPAIAIGFGYTSLSLLEKYEPRGVLGHYQELSSLLEKLSIRA
- a CDS encoding dipeptide ABC transporter ATP-binding protein — translated: MSTPLLKVENVTKSFPIYGGIFSREVASVKAVQGISFELKKGETLGLVGESGCGKSTLGRCLIRLHDTTSGKIFYNGKDITHIQGEELRDMRKKMQIIFQDPFASLNPRMTIGSILEEPLIIHDLYDSAKDRQDRIHELIDLVGLRREHLNRYPHEFSGGQRQRVGIARALAVNPELIVCDEPVSALDVSIQAQVINLLMELQQKLGLTYIFIAHDLKVVEHVSTRVAVMYLGKIVEMAEAEELYRNPKHPYTKALMSAIPVPDPRRRDERIILTGDVPSPINPPSGCHFHPRCPMAIEDCKTIVPPLELKSPDHIAACIRV
- a CDS encoding ABC transporter ATP-binding protein encodes the protein MSDILLEVQNLKTRFKTDDGSFFAVDDVSFNVKKGQTLGIVGESGCGKSVTSLSIMRLIQKPGQIESGKIVFKGKNLLDMSDSQMREIRGNEIAMIFQEPMTSLNPVYTIGDQIEEAILLHQKDLNKQQARERAIDMLRIVGIPAPEKRFHEFPHQLSGGMRQRVMIAMAISCNPELLIADEPTTALDVTIQAQILDLMRKLQKDFNAGMILITHDLGVVAEMCQEVAVMYAGRVVEFGTVEDIFYRPKHPYTKGLLDSIPHFETGQKLDQLKTIKGMVPSLYNLPKGCRFADRCPYAQADCRESYPSLENLRGIHKVACYHPLTEEVK